One genomic segment of Danio aesculapii chromosome 15, fDanAes4.1, whole genome shotgun sequence includes these proteins:
- the LOC130242343 gene encoding olfactory receptor 8-like: MDNGTYFYFMLFENLGYIRYALFTTGLILYFVIILFNGLIIITVFWDRTLHQPMYILISCLSVNSVYGTAGFFPRVLIDLLSDTHSISREACFLQSFVIYSYITNENTILMLMALDRFVAISKPLQYHSIITQRFLTLLFLLNWAYSILCIGIAAIFTTGLKMCGNKLWKVFCHNYEIAKLSCVNSIIVNIMGLYVLITTVIIPLSLIIYSYVKILIICQRSSSQFKRKSFQTVVPHIVVLLNFSVSVISEITLSRVVNLNMSVGLSIFVSLEFLLIPPILNPLVYGLSLSDIRKKNICFRNVSR, from the coding sequence ATGGATAACGGGACATACTTTTACTTCATGTTGTTTGAAAATCTTGGGTACATAAGATATGCTTTGTTCACTACAGGACTGATTCTGTACTTTGTTATCATATTATTTAAtggtcttattattattactgtattttggGACCGCACATTGCACCAGCCTATGTACATTCTGATTTCCTGTTTGTCTGTTAACTCTGTGTATGGAACAGCCGGCTTTTTTCCGAGAGTTCTGATAGACTTGCTTTCTGATACACACTCTATTTCTCGTGAAGCATGCTTCTTACAAtcttttgtcatttattcataCATAACAAATGAGAATACAATATTAATGTTAATGGCACTTGACAGATTTGTTGCAATAAGTAAGCCTTTACAATACCACAGCATAATTACACAGAGGTTTCTGactcttttatttcttttaaactgGGCATATTCAATACTTTGTATTGGAATTGCTGCCATTTTTACTACAGGGCTGAAAATGTGTGGCAACAAACTGTGGAAAGTTTTCTGCCACAACTATGAAATTGCTAAACTCTCTTGTGTAAATAgcattattgttaatattatggGCTTGTATGTGCTGATAACAACTGTAATCATTCCTTTAAGTTTAATTATATATTCTTATGTGAAAATTCTAATCATTTGTCAAAGAAGTTCATCACAGTTCAAGAGGAAATCTTTCCAAACAGTTGTTCCACACATAGTGGTCCTTTTAAATTTCTCAGTTTCTGTCATATCTGAGATCACTTTGAGTCGAGTTGTCAATTTAAACATGTCAGTAGGGTTGTCAATTTTTGTATCACTGGAGTTTCTTTTAATACCCCCCATCCTCAATCCTCTTGTTTATGGTTTGAGTCTGTcagatataagaaaaaaaaatatctgcttCAGAAATGTATCCAGGTGa
- the LOC130242354 gene encoding olfactory receptor 51L1-like, which translates to MENYTNFNFMLFENLGYIRYALFSLGFILYISIILFNVLIMLAVLLERTLHQPVYILISCLSINSLFGTAGFFPRVLTDLLSETHSISREACFSQSFVIFTYAANEYLILMLMAFDRYVAISKPLHYHGIVTLRFLGLLIVIHLTSPMILLGVAGLLTTKLKMCGNKLFKVYCHSYEIVKLSCDNIAINNAFGLFILIITTIIPLSLISFSYVKILVICQKSSAQFKGKAFQTCIPHIVVLLNFTIAVMCDITLSRVVNLQIPIGLSVFLSLEFLIIPPILNPLIYAFNLPDIRKKIISLIKTFR; encoded by the coding sequence ATGGAAAATTATACCAATTTTAACTTCATGTTGTTTGAAAATCTTGGGTACATAAGATATGCTCTCTTCAGTTTGGGTTTTATTCTGTACATttctataatattatttaatgttctTATTATGCTTGCGGTACTTCTGGAAAGGACATTACACCAGCCTGTATACATTCTGATTTCATGCTTGTCTATCAACTCTCTATTTGGTACAGCAGGCTTTTTCCCAAGAGTTCTGACAGACTTGCTGTCTGAAACACACTCAATTTCTCGTGAAGCATGCTTCTCCCagtcttttgtcatttttacgTATGCAgcaaatgaatatttaattttaatgttaatgGCGTTTGACAGATATGTTGCAATTAGTAAACCTTTACATTACCATGGCATAGTTACACTAAGGTTTCTTGGTCTTTTAATAGTTATACACCTGACTTCTCCAATGATTTTGCTTGGTGTTGCTGGACTTTTAACTACCAAACTGAAAATGTGTGGTAACAAACTATTTAAGGTATACTGCCATAGCTATGAAATAGTCAAGCTTTCTTGTGACAACATCGCAATCAATAATGCTTTTGGcttgtttatattaataataactaccATCATCCCTTTAAGTTTAATATCATTTTCCTATGTAAAAATTCTAGTCATTTGTCAGAAAAGCTCGGCACAGTTTAAAGGCAAAGCTTTTCAAACTTGTATTCCACACATAGTGGTCCTTTTGAATTTCACAATTGCTGTTATGTGTGACATCACTTTGAGTCGGGTTGTGAATTTGCAAATTCCTATAGGTCTGTCAGTTTTTCTTTCACTTGAGTTTCTCATTATACCACCTATACTCAACCCTCTTATTTATGCTTTCAACCTGCCGGATATTCGCAAAAAAATTATCAGCCTTATAAAGACATTCAGGTAA